The sequence CAAAACGCTCACAGCGGCACATGATTAAAACCCCAACTAAACGGGTCAAACCCGTCACCCAAACCCGAAACCCGCAACATCTTCGTTCTCGGTCTCCCGATGCTTCTGAGATCGAAGCCGATCCTTAGCTACGCCGCCCCGATGATGGCCTTCGCCCtcaccctcctcctcctctcccatttcctcgagttcccCTCCCTCTCCACTCCTCTCCCCGTCTCACCTACCCGCACCACCACCCCCAACTCCCCCTTCTCCGATCTCCTCTCCGCCTTCTCCCTTTGGGACTCCCACGTCGGCTGCCCACGCTTCCGCAACCGCCTCGCCGCTTGGTCACCCAACGCATCTGCTCTGCAGACCGTTGACGCCCGCGAATGCTCAGGGATCGGGATTTCGCATGTCAGCGTGTTGGTCAAGGGTTGGACTTGGATCCCTGACAATCTCGATAACTTGTATTCTTGCCGCTGTGGTTTGACTTGTTTGTGGACCAAGTCTCCGGTGCTCGCTGATAAGCCTGATGCTCTGCTGTTCGAGAATGTAATGCCTCCTTCCAAGGTAATGctcctgtgtttttttttttttcctcatttttctGTGATAGTTTTAAAAGTTTCGATTTTTTCACGTTTTCATGTGAGTTTGCGCTTGTTCTTGGATCTGTTAGTAGTGCTTATTTGAGTGAATTATGCCCTTTGTTTTTTAGAATTATCTGTTGAATAGAGAGGTACTAGGGTTCATTTGAACAACTCTTGGTAGTGATTTTGGGTGAATTAgcccctttttttttgtgatattttagACTGGCTTCTGCCTATTTGTCTAGTGATTTTTACAAGGCATTTTGAACAAGGTCGTGGTTTTCAGTTGAGtgatttaactttttttttttaatgattttttgtatttatctgAACTTCTCAATATTCTCATGTCTTTTCATGTTGTTTGTAGTGTTTGTCTATTTGTTTAAGTGGTTTTAGTCCATTTTGGTGGAGTTTTAGCTCATCTGAAATTCCCTTGTTCATGCATATCCCTGTTGCTTATTGGAATGAATTTGCCAATTTGGTCCATTTTAGTAATAGTTTTATGTGCTTGTAACAAAATGTTTGTCTCAAATGCTTGTGTGAGtcaatattattttgttgttcatgTAATTCtagtccttttttttaatgctttagTTGCGTGTAACCAGATGTTACATGATTTTAGTTATTATCCAAAGTTCTGAACTTGTCACGTGAGTTTATATTCTTCATTTGCTTGTAACAAGGTGTCAATCTCAATAGATTATAGTTTTATTACAGATTGAGGTGTTCAGAGTTGTGGTTGTGAGTTTGTGCTCTATGATCATAGCCTACTAATTACATACCTTTTCATCATCAGAGACGAAATGGTGAACCTCTCCGTGTTTACATGGATCTTGAAGCAAGCAGGAAACCATCAGGATTTGAGGACATCTTCATTGGTTATCATGCCAAAGATGATGTTCAAACTACTTATGCTGGTTCATTGTTCCATAACAATCGGAACTACCACATATCCACTCAAAAAAGAAATGTGAGTCTTTCTGAATTTCACTACCAGATTCAAAGATTATGGTACTTAATTATTCTCTTTCGTTGTGATTGGGATTTTTTACatgtttatcattattatttcaatCAGGGTGCTGTATTTGTTTGTTATCTTATTgcatattatgttttttcttcattttgcgTGTTTTACTTAGGGAGTAACTTGCATCTTTGAATAATCCAGTTGATTTGATTAATTGTTAGCATTATTTGTCAACTCCTATCCAATCTAGGAAAGTTCATACCTACTGTAATTTCGAAGTCATGCAAAGGTTTAACAGATttgatttctcttttttcttcctttctcagGACACTCTTGTCTATTGGTCATCTTCAAGGTGCCTTCCCCAAAGGAACGGTCTTGCCAAGCGGTTCCTCTCCCTTGTTCCTAGCCATTCCTTTGGCAAGTGCATGAACAATGTCGGAGGTCTTGACATGGCACTAACCCTTTACCCGGAGTGCTCCAACAGTGACAACTATGCTCCGCATTGGTGGGATCACCTACACTGCGCCATGTCGCATTACAAGTTTGTTCTTGCCATTGAGAACACTATGACTGAAAGTTACGTCACGGAGAAGCTTTACTATGCATTAGACTCCGGTTCTGTGCCTATCTATTTCGGAGCTCCAAATGTATGGGATTTCATCCCGCCAAATTCCATTATAGATGGATCAAAGTTCAGCTCTCTCGAGGAGTTGGCTTCGTATGTCAAGCAGCTTGCAAATGATCCTGTTGCTTATGCCGAATACCATGCTTGGAGAAGGTGTGGCGTCATTGGCAACTATGGCAAGGCCCGTGCCGCCAGCCTCGACACATTGCCATGCCGTTTATGTGAATTTGTGAGCCGAAAGGGTGGCAGGAGTGCAACTACATTGTGATGCATGGTTCTTTTCTTCGGCTTTCATTCATCTGGGGAGAGATACTGTACCCATTTGGTACTCTGCTTGCAAAGTCACTGTATTTACTTTTCCCGTAAAGTAACAATACAGTTTTTGGTATACACCTTGAATAttataattgaaatatatacaaaatgaatttttttgtttggtataaataagttttccatgcaaagttataattattctcaattttaccttttaataataatataataaaataaaatgataccttaattacatgttttaattttcaaattaattaatagtttatatataaataaattaagaaagttGTTTATATACCTGGTAAGAGTAGGTATTTAACTCGTGACAAAAAATGTCACAGAATTTATCTGAGCAATATCTCCTTGCACAATATGGTTTGgcaacattttttatttttatgtgaatgAGTAGAATTATTTATCCATCGGCCCATTGGAGAAGTATCTCGTCTGGGATTCTGAAAGATGGTTTTGCTCTGTCCAAGCAAAAAATATGGTTGTAGCCAAGTTGATTGAAGCAGCCTCAGCCAATTAGTTATATCTTTACATTGATCATGAAAGACTATAGAAGTTTGTAGTATAGATTGTTTCAATTTGCATAAGTCACTTACCCTGTAGATTGATTATTGCTCATCAAGAAACGCTGGAGATGACTTCAAGAACATGTTTCCCTTGCTTTAGTAAATAATTGTATGTATTTCTGAAATCTTTGTTTGATCCACTATGAATCTGATCAAGTTTGCTCTTACTATCACAAAAACCATTGATTTTCAAGACATACAGCTTAGCAGCTGGTTTCTTGTACCatcttttgattattattattattattattattttttttgtagccAAGATGTGAAAATAAGGTCCCAAACCATGTTTAATTATGTTTCCCAGAGAGAACAGATGAAACCCCATCTATATGAAACAATTTAATTGGGCCTATGTTTGCTGTCTGCCAGATATGCATTTATGCCCCTGTATTTCAGTTGAGATGTTTATGGTTGGTTTGGATAGTCTCCTCTGATTGATGGTTTATGCCGTTGAGTATGTTTTTGCTAGTCAAATCCATCACCAGCATCTATTCAAATTGTTTTGTAGGCTTCTTTTATCGCCAAGCATAAGAATTCATCAGATATAGCTTAgatttttgttatgctttgaTTTTGTTGACAGGTTCTTGGTGAGAaggcatttaaaaaattcagaaaGGAATTCATCTCACTGCACTTTTCTGATCAATATCCAGGCTCTCATTCGAAAATGCTAATTTTCAAGTTTGCACTTCCAGATGCCAAGAACTGGAATCATTGTTGTAGTTACAAACTTAGGACATACTGATCATAAATACACATTTTGCTGCAAACTTGGAGTTGGTACTAATCTTTGCATGTTTTCACTAAACTTTACCTTGTCTCCATCTTGGATTCAGTTTCTAGTCACattttgtattcattttctttcattaatccAAGGAATCAAGATGAAATCAGAATAAGTTCATGGTTTATAAGCTACAGAGATGGCTTCAAGAAGCTTATAAATTCTACCCTCCCAAGTGTCTGGGATTAAagcattaggttttttttttccaagatgAGCAGCTAAGCCGCTAAAAAAAGTAGGGGCGTGTACAAACATCGACGAAACAAGTGGGAACCAGATCCGTGCACATATAAGCGCTGGGATCACCCacacacaatcattgttcataaTCCTAAAAATATGTCTTTATTTAATATTCGAACTTTTACTATTTATAAAGAGTTTTATTGAGGACTCGGTTACTAATAGATCACTTGGTCGTTGGTAATTAAAACATTAGGTTGATCACACAGAGTTTCATCTGTGCTGATCTTAAACTCAATTGGTTTTCAACATCTAAAAATCCATCAAACTCAATCACCAGaatataataatcttattttattatttttttaaacacattTAATTTTGAAAGTCAAAACGCTCACAGCTGCACATGATTAAAACCACAACTAAACGGGTCAAAACCGTCACCGAAACCCGAAACCCGAAATCCAGAACATCTCTCTTTGCTCTCTCGTTCCATCGTTCTCTATCGTCTTCGTTCTCGGTCTCCCGATGCTTCTGAGATCGAAGCCGATCCTTAGCTACGCCGCCCCGATGATGGCCTTCGCCCtcaccctcctcctcctctcccatttcctcgagttcccCTCCCTCTCCACCCCTCTCCCCGTCTCACCTGATCGCACCACCACCCCCAACTCCCCCTTCTCCGATCTCCTCTCCGCCTTCTCCCTCTGGGACTCCCATGTTGGCTGCCCACGCTTTCGCAACCGCCTCGCCGCTTGGTCACCCAACGCATCTGCTCTGCAGGCCGTTGACGCCCGCGAATGCTCGGGGATCGGGATTTCGCATGTCAGCGTGTTGGTCAAGGGTTGGACTTGGATCCCTGACAATCTCGATAACTTGTATTCATGCCGCTGTGGGTTGACTTGTTTGTGGACCAAGTCTCCGGTGCTCGCTGATAAGCCTGATGCTCTGCTGTTCGAGAATGTAATGCCTCCTTCCACGGTAatgctcttgttttttttttctcgtttTTTTGTAATAGTTTTAAAGTTTCGATTTTTTTACGTTTTCATGTGAGTTTGCGCTTGTTCTTGGATCTGTTAGTAGTGCTCATTTGAGTGAATTATGCCTTTGTTTTTTAGAATTATCTGTTGAATGGAGAGGTTTCAGGGTTCATTTGAACAACTCTTGGTAGTGATTTTGGGTGATTTAGCCCtttttttgtgatatttttagaCTGGCTTCTGCCTATTTGTCTAGTGATTTTTACAAGGCATTTTGAACAAGGTCATGGTTTTCAGTTGAGTGATTTAAGtggtttttatgatttttgtattcATCTGAACTTCTCAATATTCTCATGTCTTTTCATGTTGTTTGTAAGTGTTTGTCTATTTGTTCAAGTGGTTTTTAGTCCATTTTGGTGGAGTTTTAGCTCATCTGAAATTCCCTTGAGCATGCATATCCCTGTTGCTTATTGGAATGAATTTGCCAATTTGGTCCATTTTAGTACTAGTTTTATTTATGTGCTTGTAACAAAATGTTTGTCTCAAATGCTTGTGTGGGtcaatattattttgttgttcatgTAATTCtagtccttttttttaatgctttagTTGCCTGTAACCAGATGTTTCATGATTTTAGTTATCATCCAAAGTTCTGAACTTGTCATCTGAGTTTATATTCTTCATTTGCTTGTAACAAGGTGTCAATCTCAATAGATTATAGTTTTATTACAGAATGAGGTGTTCAGAGTTGTGCTTGTGAGTTTGTGCTCTACGATCATAACCTACTAATTACATGCCTTTTCATCATCAGAGACGAAATGGTGAACCTCTCCGTGTTTACATAGATCTTGAAGCAAGCAGGAAACCATCAGGATTTGAGGACATCTTCATTGGTTATCATGCCAAAGATGATGTTCAAACTACTTATGCTGGTTCATTGTTCCGTAACAATCGGAACTTCCACATATCCACTCAAAAAAGAAATGTGAGTCTTTCCGAATTTCACTACCATATTTAAAGATTATGGTACTTAATAATTCTCTTTGGTTgtgtttggaattttttatatgtttgtcattattattttaattagttgttgtatttgtttgttatcTTATTgcatattatgtttttttcttcattttgagTGTTTTACTTAGGGAGTAACTTGCATCTTTGAATAATCCAGTTGATTTGATTAATTGTTAGCATTATTTGTCTACTCATACCTACTGTAATTTCGAAGTCATGCAAAGGTTTAACAGATttgatttctcttttttcttcctttctcagGACACTCTTGTCTATTGGTCATCTTCAAGGTGCCTTCCCCAAAGGAACAGTCTTGCGAAGCAGTTTCTCTCCCTTGTCCCTAGCCATTCCTTCGGCAAGTGCCTGAACAATGTCGGAGGTCTTGACATTGCTCCAACCCTTTACCCGGAGTGCTCCAACAGTGACAACTCTGCTCCTCATTGGTGGGATCACCTACACTGTGCCATGTCGCATTACAAGTTTGTTCTTGCCATTGAGAACACTATGACTGAAAGTTACATCACGGAGAAGCTTTACTATGCATTAGACTCCGGTTCTGTGCCTATCTATTTCGGAGCTCCAAATGTATGGGATTTCGTTCCGCCAAATTCCATTATAGATGGGTCAAAGTTCAGTTCTCTCGAGGAGTTGGCTTCGTACGTCAAGCAGCTTGCAAATGATCCTGTTGCTTATGCCGAATACCATGCTTGGAGAAGGTGTGGCGTCGTTGGCAACTATGGCAAGGCCCGTGCCGCCAGCCTCGACACATTGCCGTGCCGTTTATGTGAATTTGTGAGCCAAAAGGGTGGCAGGAGTGCAACTACATTGTGATGCATGGTTCTTTTCTTTGGCTTTTCATTCATTTGGGGAGAGAGATACTGTATGTGCCAAATTCACAGAGTTCAGTTTGTGTTTCTGCCCCCTCTTATACGGATGTGATTATCAGATTCAATCGAAATGGATTTTTATGTATTCTGTCCGTTTCATCTGTTTTCTCTAATTAGTCTTTTGAATGAAGGACTAAACTTGAAACTCAACCAACCCAATTCAAGGTATTTGTATACTGCATGAGTACTTGAACCGATTAGACGAATTTGTTCTTTCCGTTTGTTTTCTCTAGCTCTTCTTGTTATCGGATATTATTTGcccttaaaatttatatatttttttatttttatgtggaGATCCCACATCCATTTTATAGGAGAGAGCTTTAGGAGGGAAACTCCAGTTAAGTGAGAAACTAGAAGAAAACAGGtgagttttttttgtaatttgcttTCAAAGATGTGTTTGGTGGACTAGATATGATATGAGGATTAAATATAATTAGGAAATAATATTGGTATAGTAACCCAAAAAGTTATCGGatagtattttgttattctatttttattttgaagtaGATTAGATAAGGTATTTGATTTGTATGTAAATATACATAATTATccttttataatatagttatatatttttttaaaaatattttttttttacgttaatgatttatttatttattattagtttttattaaattaagaaaaaatacatacatataaataattcCTACAAATATACTTAAAAattgtcaaaaagaaaaaaaagaaaaaacatagaatcTATACATGTAGCTAAACAAATAGATCTTTCACTTCAAAATTAATGGAAAAATCATTTGATTAAAGAAaccaaagataaatatataatcaaagaagagatgcaattgaaaaacaatttattcaGAAGATTGGTAAAGAAGCCCTTCAACTTAATAAAGAAGTGATTCAAATAAAATCCTAGATGagagaagaaaaccaaataaaatagcaaaaaaataaatttaatgtttatataaagtaagttaataagataaaactaTCATATCACCCAACAAAATATTTATCCTATCTTTTTGTCTTTAATTATCCTCTCGAGGGCCCTcatattatcaataatttataatttataaaattaaataaaaaaatatttggaaaattctGTTATAAAGAGCCAATGATTAACCGAAAGTGTCAAATATAATAAAGTGTGTTTAgctctaataatattattatatacaaaataaatattattaattgttttcaaATCCacaatgtgtgtgtgttttttttaaaaataaattaaataatatcacATTATGATTAGAATTCTATGTGTATTCTGATTAGAATTCTATATATGTGATAATGATCAAATGTTTTACATATCcttaattgaaataattatatatagaccAGCACTATATCCTCAATTTATAATACACAATCATTGACTAGAGAACATAACTTTTGCAAATCCTTAATCTAATAGGTCAGTGTCATTGTTTCGCTTATTATAATGtatgatttataaattattttattagtatatGATATGCTTATGCTTATACATCATATGTTCTCataacttctatatatatacgcatatttaatttatatgttaaaGTTTGATGTGCTTGATTACTTCTGAGCCCATCCTTGTCCGTTCGTTAAGATTCGTGTGCTAGTATTGTGTGTACCATGGACGTGCGGTTATGTTTCTCatgaattcaaatatatattttttttaaataaaacttaaatgcATGCTTGAGTGGATGGTACGGGTTGAATATCACTTCattcaaaaatttcaatctGTTCTATTAGAATTAAATATAGGATTGTAATAACAAAGTCATGAAtcactttatttaatttgaattaaaattaaattaatattattagaaatcaactcaaataaaatccaaattaataCATGTCactcatataatattttttttatttttttttgcagatAATATCATGTCAAGCATAAATATTGCTATTGCTGCCACCATTGCTATTCTTAACGcgaaacaacaagaaaaacgAAGACAGCAAAAACCACTACGGAAACAATCACTATCATGCACAAAAGTTGTCACAATAATAAACACTACTGTAACAATAAACACCATCATcgaaacaataagaaaaatgaagacAGCAAAAAACACTACGAAAATAATCATTATCATGCACAAATGTTGTCACAATAATAAACACCACTGCATCAACAAACACCACCATCACGAGACCCAATAAGCGGGTTGGAGAATCTCTCAATTTCATCACTATGCATCAAGATTTTACATTATTATATTACATATTCATGCAATTTTGAGATATTATATTCTAATTTTagagtttgtttttatttttttgtttttattcaaaatagctTGAATTGAACTTGTTCGATGTGTCATATGAGTTTTTAAACAGAATCCtattattaaagaaagcataacaTACTAATTAACTTATTGCAGGGTGGTATATGAAATTCTCTCAATATAATAActcagataaataaaaataattattcacaCTGTAAATGATTACGATGAATCTCTTCTACGAAAATATTTTTGATTCCTTCATGATATATGgaaaacccatatatatatatatatatatgtttttttatggatacaaaaaataaatttttataatgtattcaaaaaagtttcaaaagtaagataaaataaaataaaataaaataatatatatagtaagataaaataaaataatataatatatatatatatatacatacatcgAGTGGGTATTAGTCGGGTACTTGACCCAAATTCAGAAATTTCTAGATTATCCAAATTTATCCACTAGAATATCATACACACgagccaattttttttaattatatttttttgaataattaattatataaaaacaagatttaaaaaaagtttcCCTTGTCCatgaaatacatatatatttaaagattaaattttttaaaatccaaataaaaaatgttctaccgctaaaaaaataaaataaatttataatatgttaaaataaatcgattacaaaatcaaaacatcaataacaacaataaaaataaaaaatatttgtgagtttttttttcacgCTAAGCTACAAGCACCCCATTTAAGGTTTAAGTCAGGAAAAAGTATAGATGTAGAGCGCACTCACATGCTTCATAACACCTTATCTTCATCTTAAGTAGGTTTTGGTCTTGAAACCTGAgttattttatatgaaaacaaaacaaaagattaacaTGGGTTGTTTGggattgtttttatttcttttatttcttttatttctttttttgttggctttgttttgattttttttttgttttgttttcaatctctttgaaataaaaaacatgtttggatataaaaattgttatatgttttggaaaactaaaaatgcaaaacaagtttagttagaataaaaaaaagtattgtaaactttcttatatttgtatttttattttttatgtaaacattttttatattagtaaataaaattaacatagtG comes from Dioscorea cayenensis subsp. rotundata cultivar TDr96_F1 chromosome 15, TDr96_F1_v2_PseudoChromosome.rev07_lg8_w22 25.fasta, whole genome shotgun sequence and encodes:
- the LOC120277384 gene encoding alpha-(1,4)-fucosyltransferase-like, whose amino-acid sequence is MLLRSKPILSYAAPMMAFALTLLLLSHFLEFPSLSTPLPVSPTRTTTPNSPFSDLLSAFSLWDSHVGCPRFRNRLAAWSPNASALQTVDARECSGIGISHVSVLVKGWTWIPDNLDNLYSCRCGLTCLWTKSPVLADKPDALLFENVMPPSKRRNGEPLRVYMDLEASRKPSGFEDIFIGYHAKDDVQTTYAGSLFHNNRNYHISTQKRNDTLVYWSSSRCLPQRNGLAKRFLSLVPSHSFGKCMNNVGGLDMALTLYPECSNSDNYAPHWWDHLHCAMSHYKFVLAIENTMTESYVTEKLYYALDSGSVPIYFGAPNVWDFIPPNSIIDGSKFSSLEELASYVKQLANDPVAYAEYHAWRRCGVIGNYGKARAASLDTLPCRLCEFVSRKGGRSATTL
- the LOC120277383 gene encoding alpha-(1,4)-fucosyltransferase-like → MLLRSKPILSYAAPMMAFALTLLLLSHFLEFPSLSTPLPVSPDRTTTPNSPFSDLLSAFSLWDSHVGCPRFRNRLAAWSPNASALQAVDARECSGIGISHVSVLVKGWTWIPDNLDNLYSCRCGLTCLWTKSPVLADKPDALLFENVMPPSTRRNGEPLRVYIDLEASRKPSGFEDIFIGYHAKDDVQTTYAGSLFRNNRNFHISTQKRNDTLVYWSSSRCLPQRNSLAKQFLSLVPSHSFGKCLNNVGGLDIAPTLYPECSNSDNSAPHWWDHLHCAMSHYKFVLAIENTMTESYITEKLYYALDSGSVPIYFGAPNVWDFVPPNSIIDGSKFSSLEELASYVKQLANDPVAYAEYHAWRRCGVVGNYGKARAASLDTLPCRLCEFVSQKGGRSATTL